One window of the Microvirga mediterraneensis genome contains the following:
- a CDS encoding Crp/Fnr family transcriptional regulator, producing MVRPGGEQIQRDLPFVSALSVNSFFSALGPDAIAQIAALCTSRKMLDGETLFLKGDPGDALYGVRRGQIVITTTTDTGRQFTLNILGPGDVFGEIALLDGHPRSADAVASGQVELFVIRRSDFQDLLKMQPDITTRIVELLCERLRFSSERLEEASLLSLKTRLARRLLKLAEDFGEDIEITQEELSVLVGAGRETVNRQLQKWRKSGVVDLGRARVRIVDLARLQQEAADRDGGAD from the coding sequence ATGGTGCGTCCCGGTGGCGAACAGATCCAGAGGGACCTGCCGTTTGTCTCGGCGCTCTCCGTCAATTCCTTTTTCTCCGCGCTGGGGCCGGATGCGATCGCGCAGATCGCCGCCCTGTGCACATCCCGGAAGATGCTGGATGGGGAAACGTTGTTTCTCAAAGGCGATCCGGGCGACGCCCTCTATGGCGTCAGGCGGGGCCAGATCGTCATCACGACGACGACCGATACGGGCCGCCAGTTCACGCTCAACATCCTCGGGCCCGGAGACGTTTTCGGCGAGATCGCCCTGCTGGACGGACATCCGAGGAGCGCCGATGCCGTCGCCTCGGGCCAGGTCGAGCTGTTCGTGATCCGGCGAAGCGACTTCCAGGATCTGCTCAAGATGCAGCCGGACATCACGACCAGGATCGTCGAGCTGCTCTGCGAGCGCCTCCGCTTCTCGAGCGAGCGACTGGAAGAGGCGTCTCTCCTGTCTCTCAAGACCCGTCTGGCGCGCCGCCTGCTGAAGCTCGCCGAGGATTTCGGCGAGGACATCGAGATCACGCAGGAGGAGCTGAGCGTGCTCGTCGGCGCGGGCCGGGAGACGGTCAACCGGCAGCTGCAGAAATGGCGCAAGAGCGGGGTCGTCGATCTCGGGCGGGCCCGCGTCAGGATCGTCGACCTCGCTCGCCTGCAGCAGGAAGCCGCCGACCGCGACGGCGGAGCCGATTGA
- a CDS encoding DUF6894 family protein codes for MRTEAREAPCESEAIEMEVHMFYLYFHCAGPGEILIDRDGAEVIDLIEARDRALTLAKMLVEQAYGTRDFSDWHVYVSDEEDEEMLLIPFSAVMPTIH; via the coding sequence GTGCGCACAGAAGCCCGGGAAGCTCCATGCGAGAGTGAAGCCATCGAGATGGAGGTTCACATGTTCTACCTGTACTTTCACTGTGCGGGTCCCGGCGAGATCCTGATCGACCGTGACGGGGCAGAGGTTATCGATCTGATCGAGGCCCGCGACCGGGCCCTCACCCTGGCGAAGATGCTCGTCGAGCAGGCCTACGGCACACGCGACTTTTCCGATTGGCACGTCTATGTGAGCGACGAGGAGGACGAGGAGATGCTGCTGATCCCGTTCTCCGCCGTCATGCCGACGATCCATTGA
- a CDS encoding ornithine cyclodeaminase family protein produces MIVLSDKEIRSLLPMSEAIEIVEKAMIAVSEGAANLPLRSAIDVGAPNKMGVMPGALMPGNGRIDACFGVKLVSLFPGNPDAGYSSHQGAVVLFEPEHGSAVAMMNAGLLTAIRTAAASAVATRALARPDCATLAMIGAGEQAEQHLEAMLRVRPTLRELRVAGRRREKAEAFAAHAAEHYPALAVRVFDDVRSAVEGADLVCTVTSSAEPVLMGEWIAPGTHLNVVGASIPSKREIDEETVVRSKLYVDYRPSTFAQAGEVIGAIESGRIGREHVRAEIGEVLAGNAAGRTAKDEITLYRSLGVAAQDLACASHCLREAKARGLGIEASLD; encoded by the coding sequence ATGATCGTCCTCTCCGACAAGGAAATCCGTTCGCTCCTGCCGATGAGCGAGGCCATCGAGATCGTCGAGAAGGCGATGATCGCGGTCTCCGAGGGTGCCGCCAACCTGCCGCTGCGCTCGGCCATCGATGTCGGCGCCCCCAACAAGATGGGCGTGATGCCGGGCGCGCTCATGCCGGGCAACGGCCGGATCGATGCTTGCTTCGGCGTGAAGCTGGTGAGCCTGTTTCCCGGCAATCCCGACGCGGGATATTCCTCCCACCAGGGCGCGGTCGTGCTGTTCGAGCCTGAACACGGCTCGGCTGTCGCCATGATGAATGCCGGCCTTCTGACCGCCATCCGCACGGCCGCCGCCAGCGCGGTGGCGACCCGGGCGCTGGCGCGGCCCGACTGCGCGACGCTCGCGATGATCGGCGCGGGAGAACAGGCCGAGCAGCATCTCGAAGCCATGCTCCGGGTGCGCCCGACGCTCCGGGAGCTGCGAGTGGCCGGGCGCCGGCGCGAGAAGGCGGAAGCCTTCGCGGCCCATGCGGCCGAGCATTATCCGGCCCTCGCCGTCCGTGTCTTCGACGATGTCCGCTCCGCCGTCGAGGGAGCCGACCTCGTCTGCACGGTCACGTCCTCGGCCGAGCCGGTCCTGATGGGCGAGTGGATCGCGCCGGGTACCCATCTCAACGTGGTGGGAGCCTCGATTCCGTCGAAGCGTGAGATCGACGAGGAAACGGTAGTCCGCTCAAAGCTCTACGTCGATTACCGCCCGTCCACCTTCGCCCAGGCCGGCGAGGTCATCGGCGCCATCGAGAGCGGCCGCATCGGGCGCGAGCACGTGCGGGCCGAGATCGGCGAGGTTCTGGCGGGGAATGCCGCCGGCCGAACGGCCAAGGACGAGATCACGCTCTACCGCTCGCTCGGCGTCGCCGCGCAGGATCTCGCCTGCGCGAGCCATTGCCTGCGCGAGGCGAAGGCGCGCGGCTTAGGGATCGAAGCATCCCTGGATTGA
- a CDS encoding DMT family transporter — MALRDFSLMILVCLLWAAHTVVSKIVVSDMAIPPLFYAAIRYGIVALLALPWLLPMPKPTWRILLVGFLMGGGGFALFFLGIRTASPSSAAIVGQLGLPITTLLSVAMLGEKVYWRRGLGIALTFIGGVLVMWDPAGGFPISGGLALILGSAAAGSLAAVMMKQMEGVKPLRFQAWIGLASVLPLAFLTAGLETNQIPRAVEAGWPFLAALLFSALIVSLIAHTIYYGLIGKYPANLIAPLTIMNPLMTVALGLLITGDHFDLRMAAGTGIALCGVLIITLRRNHVMPLAALVWDRQR; from the coding sequence ATGGCCCTGCGTGATTTCTCCCTGATGATTCTGGTCTGTCTCCTGTGGGCAGCCCATACGGTGGTGAGCAAGATCGTCGTTTCCGACATGGCGATCCCTCCCTTGTTCTACGCGGCCATTCGCTATGGCATCGTCGCCTTGCTGGCGCTGCCCTGGCTCCTGCCCATGCCCAAGCCGACATGGCGCATCCTCCTGGTGGGCTTTCTCATGGGGGGAGGCGGCTTCGCCCTCTTCTTTCTCGGCATCCGGACCGCCAGTCCGTCGAGCGCCGCCATCGTCGGGCAGCTCGGCCTGCCGATCACGACCCTCCTGTCGGTCGCGATGCTGGGAGAGAAAGTCTATTGGCGACGAGGGCTGGGCATCGCGTTGACATTCATCGGCGGCGTTCTGGTGATGTGGGATCCCGCCGGCGGCTTTCCCATTTCGGGCGGCCTTGCCCTCATTCTCGGCTCTGCGGCGGCAGGTTCGCTGGCGGCCGTGATGATGAAGCAGATGGAGGGCGTGAAGCCGCTGCGGTTCCAGGCCTGGATCGGCCTCGCCTCCGTGCTGCCGCTGGCCTTCCTGACGGCTGGTCTCGAAACCAACCAGATCCCGCGTGCCGTGGAAGCCGGTTGGCCTTTCCTGGCGGCTCTGCTGTTCTCAGCCCTGATCGTGTCCCTGATCGCCCACACCATCTATTACGGGCTCATCGGGAAATATCCTGCCAACCTGATCGCGCCGCTGACGATCATGAACCCGCTCATGACCGTGGCGCTCGGGCTGCTCATCACGGGGGATCACTTCGACCTGCGCATGGCGGCCGGGACGGGAATCGCGCTCTGCGGAGTCCTGATCATCACCTTGCGACGCAACCACGTCATGCCGCTGGCCGCGCTGGTGTGGGACCGCCAGCGATAG
- a CDS encoding NAD-dependent epimerase/dehydratase family protein, which translates to MSSLKPIRSVLVTGAGGNLGRKLIAHLLERDWCERVVALDRAVPQAAGASDRVEWVAGNLTDPSDVGWHTALAGIDGAVHFAAQNPYPDAPWRDACASFDMTLALLAAAGRAGVPRIVFASSNHVMGQYKDAPLADTLTPGSLTTSLPPGPGTRWFNGRETIQGFAYAASKLMGERACLAEAHRSKGALKAVCVRIGWCQPGKNRPETINTSGLPGEETSPGPDTERDLAWFRNMWLSNRDFAAVIERALLADAKAWPQPGIVVNGMSRNRGMAWDIESTRRLIGYEPQDDIWDHVG; encoded by the coding sequence ATGTCTTCCCTGAAACCGATCCGATCCGTTCTCGTCACAGGCGCGGGAGGCAATCTCGGCCGGAAGCTGATCGCTCACCTGCTGGAGCGGGATTGGTGCGAGCGCGTTGTCGCGCTCGACCGCGCGGTGCCGCAGGCGGCCGGCGCGTCTGATCGCGTGGAATGGGTTGCGGGCAATCTCACGGATCCGTCCGACGTCGGGTGGCACACGGCCTTGGCCGGAATCGACGGCGCGGTGCATTTCGCCGCCCAGAACCCCTATCCCGACGCGCCGTGGCGCGATGCCTGCGCGTCCTTCGACATGACGCTCGCCCTTCTGGCGGCCGCCGGCCGGGCAGGGGTGCCGCGGATCGTGTTCGCCTCCTCCAACCACGTGATGGGGCAATACAAGGACGCGCCCCTGGCCGATACCTTGACGCCCGGTTCTCTGACGACATCCCTTCCGCCGGGGCCGGGAACGCGCTGGTTCAACGGCCGGGAGACGATCCAGGGCTTCGCCTATGCGGCGTCCAAGCTGATGGGCGAGCGCGCCTGCCTGGCCGAGGCCCATCGGTCGAAGGGCGCGCTGAAAGCCGTGTGCGTCCGGATCGGCTGGTGCCAGCCGGGCAAGAACAGGCCGGAGACGATCAACACGTCGGGGCTGCCCGGCGAGGAGACGAGCCCCGGCCCGGATACGGAGCGGGACCTCGCGTGGTTCCGCAACATGTGGCTCTCGAACCGCGATTTCGCGGCCGTGATCGAGCGGGCGCTTCTCGCAGATGCGAAAGCTTGGCCGCAGCCCGGCATCGTCGTCAACGGCATGTCGAGGAACCGGGGCATGGCCTGGGACATCGAGAGCACGCGCCGGCTCATCGGCTACGAGCCGCAGGACGACATCTGGGATCATGTCGGCTGA
- a CDS encoding zinc-binding alcohol dehydrogenase family protein: MKALRCDEPGRLSVIQRDVPRAGPDEVLVRIRRVGICGTDYHIFHGNQPYLEYPRVIGHELAGEVVEAPSGSALRSGDIVCIEPYLWCGTCRACRKGKTNCCQHLQVLGVHRDGGACEVIAVPERNVVPASGLSLDEAAMVEFLAIGAHGVGRSGASASSRVAVVGAGPIGIAAAIFAKVRGAHVSVLDMNAGRLAFCRDKIGVDHVFEVSADIDDRLKAATDGDFFDIVIDATGSPKAMMKGFSYVGHGGTYVLLSIVRADITFNDPEFHKRETSLLGSRNATRQDFETVLDVMRGGGVPTAALASHHGSIDDAPDLIPRWSAPEAGVIKALIEV, from the coding sequence ATGAAAGCCCTGCGATGCGATGAGCCCGGTCGCCTGAGCGTGATCCAGCGGGATGTTCCGCGCGCCGGTCCCGACGAGGTGCTGGTGCGCATCCGGCGCGTCGGGATCTGCGGCACCGATTATCACATCTTCCACGGCAACCAGCCTTATCTCGAATACCCGCGCGTGATCGGCCACGAGCTCGCAGGCGAGGTTGTCGAGGCACCGAGCGGCAGCGCGCTCAGGAGCGGCGACATCGTCTGCATCGAGCCCTATCTCTGGTGCGGCACCTGCCGCGCCTGCCGGAAGGGGAAGACCAATTGCTGCCAGCACCTCCAGGTTCTCGGGGTCCACCGGGACGGCGGGGCCTGCGAGGTCATCGCCGTGCCGGAGCGCAACGTGGTCCCGGCATCCGGCCTGAGCCTGGACGAGGCCGCGATGGTCGAGTTCCTGGCGATCGGCGCGCACGGCGTGGGGCGCTCCGGCGCCAGCGCGTCGAGCCGCGTCGCCGTGGTGGGAGCGGGGCCGATCGGGATCGCGGCGGCGATCTTCGCGAAGGTGCGCGGCGCTCACGTGTCCGTCCTCGACATGAATGCCGGGCGGCTCGCCTTCTGCCGCGACAAGATCGGCGTCGATCATGTCTTCGAGGTTTCGGCCGACATCGACGACCGTCTCAAGGCCGCCACCGACGGCGACTTCTTCGACATCGTCATCGACGCGACGGGAAGCCCCAAAGCGATGATGAAGGGCTTTTCCTATGTCGGCCACGGCGGCACCTACGTTCTCCTGTCCATCGTGCGCGCCGACATCACGTTCAACGATCCGGAGTTCCACAAGCGGGAGACGTCGCTGCTCGGGAGCCGCAATGCCACGCGGCAGGATTTCGAGACCGTGCTCGACGTCATGCGCGGCGGCGGCGTGCCGACGGCCGCGCTGGCAAGCCACCATGGCAGCATCGACGACGCACCGGACCTCATCCCCAGATGGTCGGCGCCCGAAGCCGGCGTCATCAAGGCGCTGATCGAGGTTTAG
- a CDS encoding cupin domain-containing protein, whose protein sequence is MQSFTLRATTCASAFLFILAPALAQQQSQHVMVNPDELTWKDGPPSLPKGAQMALLYGDPSKDGMFVMRLKFPADYRIPAHTHPTEEVVTVVNGEFNIGMGSTFDPSKTKTIKTGGVVAMAPGMQHYVQIGKETVVQLSTRGPWSIAYVNPADDPRKSQ, encoded by the coding sequence ATGCAGTCATTCACGCTTCGAGCCACCACCTGCGCTTCGGCCTTTCTCTTCATCCTCGCACCCGCCCTCGCGCAACAGCAATCCCAGCACGTCATGGTCAACCCGGACGAGCTCACCTGGAAGGACGGGCCTCCCTCGCTTCCCAAGGGAGCCCAGATGGCGCTCCTTTACGGAGATCCCTCGAAGGACGGCATGTTCGTGATGAGGCTGAAATTCCCGGCCGATTACAGGATCCCGGCGCATACCCATCCGACCGAAGAGGTGGTGACCGTCGTCAACGGCGAGTTCAATATCGGCATGGGGTCCACATTCGATCCGTCGAAGACGAAAACCATCAAGACGGGCGGCGTCGTCGCCATGGCGCCGGGAATGCAGCACTATGTGCAGATCGGCAAGGAAACGGTGGTGCAGCTGAGCACGCGCGGGCCATGGTCCATCGCCTACGTGAACCCGGCCGACGATCCGCGCAAGTCGCAATAG
- a CDS encoding class I SAM-dependent methyltransferase — translation MTRIREELVSLMWRGQDPFLAYPERLYRQDRQGWGSTHPYLNEAVEALRPSVVVEVGVWKGGSVISLASRMKEMDHDGVVIAVDTWLGAWDHWTNDEWFAHLNFINGFPALYHTFAANIVGEGLGDYVLPLPLDSVNAANVLRHYDVRPDVVHIDGGHDVHAVTADLREWWPMIRPGGVLIGDDYPHWPGVKQAFDDFFAAEGKVPFEFDPPKCRIFK, via the coding sequence ATGACGAGAATTCGCGAAGAACTGGTGAGCCTGATGTGGCGCGGCCAGGACCCGTTCCTGGCCTATCCCGAGCGCCTGTACCGGCAGGACCGTCAGGGCTGGGGCTCGACCCATCCCTACCTGAACGAAGCCGTCGAGGCGTTGAGGCCCTCGGTGGTGGTCGAGGTGGGCGTCTGGAAGGGCGGTTCCGTAATCTCGCTCGCCTCCAGGATGAAGGAGATGGATCATGACGGCGTCGTGATCGCGGTCGATACCTGGCTCGGCGCCTGGGACCATTGGACCAACGACGAGTGGTTCGCGCACCTGAACTTCATCAATGGATTTCCCGCGCTCTATCACACCTTCGCGGCCAATATCGTCGGGGAGGGGCTCGGCGATTACGTGCTCCCGCTTCCGCTCGACTCGGTGAATGCCGCCAATGTCCTGCGGCACTACGACGTGCGTCCGGACGTCGTTCACATCGATGGCGGCCATGACGTTCACGCGGTCACGGCGGACCTGCGCGAATGGTGGCCGATGATCCGGCCGGGAGGCGTTCTCATCGGCGACGATTATCCGCACTGGCCCGGCGTGAAGCAGGCCTTCGATGACTTCTTTGCCGCCGAAGGCAAAGTCCCTTTCGAGTTCGATCCGCCGAAATGCCGGATCTTCAAATAA